The Staphylococcus sp. KG4-3 genome has a window encoding:
- a CDS encoding DNA translocase FtsK: MAQTKKRQTTKRKPTNTRKKTTNNKKKQGDSPLRYIVAIAIFVIVTLGAFQLGIIGTMIDSFFNYLFGTSRFLTYILILIGTVFITYYKALPKTRRTVGAFVLQVALLLVTHIIFYFTHKAQAQREPVLSFVYKSYEHSNFPVFGGGLIGHYLLALFIPLISIVGIIIVTILLIASSVILLLKQKHRDVSKLLFEKLKVKSKDASENYQERRKQNKVKKEAKARVKAEKKAEQQARTEAQKSDDNVTDVSDLKEIPNSKSEEQQSIPIYGHSDSEDDHKQTSEKPIGKRTKRMFDQEGQLNQTATQQTTNSNQASLDQQIADMESEQSEQGETINSISEAGEVENEAYTLPPLTLLKQPTKQKATSKAEVQKKGQLLETTLKNFGVDARVTQIKIGPAVTQYEIQPAQGVKVSKIVNLHNDIALALAAKDIRIEAPIPGRSAVGIEVPNDKISLVSLKEVLDEKFPAKNKLEVGLGRDISGDPITVELNKMPHMLVAGSTGSGKSVCINGIITSILLNAKPHEVKLMLIDPKMVELNIYNGIPHLLIPVVTNPHKASQALEKVVAEMERRYDLFQHSSTRNIEGYNEAIRRQNAELEEKQSELPYIVVIVDELADLMMVAGKEVENAIQRITQMARAAGIHLIIATQRPSVDVITGLIKNNIPSRIAFAVSSQIDSRTIIDSAGADKLLGKGDMLYVANGGSTRTRVQGAFLSDQEVQDVVNYVVEQQKANYVKEMEPDAPVDKSEMKSEDALYDEAYLFVLEQQKASTSLLQRQFRIGYNRASRLMDDLERNQVIGPQKGSKPRQILVDIDSDEV; encoded by the coding sequence TTGGCACAAACAAAAAAGAGACAAACAACAAAAAGAAAACCTACTAATACAAGAAAGAAAACTACTAACAATAAGAAAAAGCAAGGGGATAGTCCGTTAAGATATATTGTGGCAATAGCTATATTTGTAATAGTGACGTTAGGTGCCTTTCAACTTGGTATTATTGGAACTATGATAGATAGTTTCTTTAATTATTTATTTGGTACAAGTAGATTCTTAACATACATTCTTATTTTAATAGGCACAGTTTTTATTACATATTATAAAGCTCTACCTAAAACTAGACGTACTGTTGGCGCATTTGTATTACAAGTAGCTTTACTATTAGTTACTCATATTATCTTTTACTTTACACATAAAGCTCAGGCCCAACGTGAACCAGTTTTATCTTTCGTATATAAATCTTATGAGCATTCTAATTTTCCAGTATTTGGGGGCGGTTTAATAGGTCATTACCTGTTAGCACTGTTTATACCGCTTATATCTATTGTGGGTATTATTATAGTGACGATACTACTAATCGCTTCAAGTGTAATTTTATTACTTAAGCAAAAACATCGTGACGTATCAAAGTTACTATTTGAAAAGCTGAAGGTTAAAAGTAAAGATGCTTCGGAAAATTATCAAGAGCGACGTAAACAGAATAAAGTGAAAAAAGAAGCCAAAGCGCGTGTTAAAGCTGAAAAAAAAGCAGAACAACAAGCAAGAACTGAAGCGCAAAAATCAGATGACAATGTTACAGATGTTAGCGATTTAAAAGAAATTCCTAATTCAAAATCTGAGGAACAACAATCTATCCCTATATACGGACATAGTGATAGTGAAGATGACCATAAGCAAACCTCAGAAAAACCTATAGGTAAACGTACTAAACGCATGTTTGATCAAGAAGGACAGCTAAATCAAACAGCAACACAACAAACCACTAACTCAAATCAAGCATCACTCGATCAACAAATAGCTGATATGGAGTCCGAACAAAGTGAACAAGGTGAAACGATTAATTCAATTTCTGAAGCAGGAGAAGTGGAAAATGAAGCATATACGCTACCTCCACTCACTTTGCTAAAGCAACCAACTAAACAAAAAGCTACTTCTAAAGCAGAAGTTCAGAAAAAAGGACAACTATTGGAAACGACGCTTAAGAACTTTGGTGTTGATGCGAGAGTTACGCAAATAAAAATAGGACCGGCAGTGACACAATATGAAATTCAACCAGCACAAGGGGTTAAAGTTAGTAAAATTGTTAACTTGCATAATGATATTGCACTCGCACTTGCTGCTAAAGATATTCGTATAGAAGCGCCAATACCTGGTCGCTCTGCTGTTGGTATTGAGGTTCCTAATGATAAGATTTCTCTTGTTTCATTAAAAGAAGTTTTAGATGAAAAATTCCCTGCTAAAAATAAATTAGAAGTGGGCTTAGGCAGAGATATATCAGGCGATCCTATTACAGTAGAATTAAACAAAATGCCACATATGCTTGTTGCAGGTTCAACAGGAAGTGGTAAGTCTGTTTGTATCAACGGAATAATTACAAGTATTTTACTTAATGCTAAACCACATGAGGTAAAACTTATGTTAATTGACCCAAAAATGGTAGAATTGAACATATACAATGGTATTCCTCACTTACTGATACCAGTTGTGACTAATCCTCACAAAGCATCACAGGCATTAGAAAAAGTAGTTGCTGAAATGGAACGTCGTTATGATTTATTCCAACACTCTTCAACTAGAAATATAGAAGGTTATAATGAGGCAATTAGACGCCAAAATGCTGAATTAGAAGAAAAACAATCAGAATTACCTTATATTGTTGTTATTGTTGATGAATTGGCAGACTTAATGATGGTTGCTGGTAAAGAGGTAGAAAATGCTATTCAACGTATTACGCAGATGGCACGTGCAGCCGGTATTCATTTAATTATTGCAACGCAAAGACCTTCTGTAGATGTAATTACTGGTTTGATTAAAAATAATATACCATCTAGAATAGCTTTTGCAGTAAGTTCGCAAATCGACTCTCGTACGATTATTGATAGCGCTGGCGCCGATAAATTATTAGGTAAAGGTGACATGTTATATGTTGCTAACGGTGGATCTACTAGAACACGTGTACAAGGCGCATTTTTAAGTGACCAAGAAGTACAAGATGTTGTTAATTATGTCGTAGAACAGCAAAAAGCCAATTATGTAAAAGAAATGGAACCAGATGCACCAGTTGATAAATCAGAAATGAAAAGTGAAGATGCACTTTATGATGAAGCATATTTATTTGTGTTAGAACAGCAAAAAGCGAGTACTTCTTTATTACAAAGACAATTCAGAATTGGTTATAACCGAGCTTCAAGATTAATGGACGATTTAGAACGTAATCAAGTTATTGGACCACAAAAAGGTAGTAAACCTAGACAAATTTTAGTGGATATTGATAGTGATGAGGTGTAA
- the rpsO gene encoding 30S ribosomal protein S15 produces MAISQERKNELIKEYRTHEADTGSPEVQIAVLTAEITALNEHLREHKKDHHSRRGLLKMVGRRRHLLNYLREKDVQRYRELIKSLGIRR; encoded by the coding sequence ATGGCAATTTCACAAGAGCGTAAAAATGAATTAATTAAAGAATACCGTACACACGAAGCGGACACTGGATCTCCAGAAGTTCAAATCGCTGTATTAACTGCAGAAATCACTGCATTAAATGAACACTTACGTGAGCACAAAAAAGATCACCATTCACGTCGTGGATTATTAAAAATGGTAGGTCGTCGTAGACACTTACTTAACTATTTACGTGAAAAAGATGTTCAACGTTACCGTGAATTAATTAAATCATTAGGTATCCGTCGTTAA
- the yfmF gene encoding EF-P 5-aminopentanol modification-associated protein YfmF, giving the protein MKVRYDNLKIENPQKDLHVKVLPTTKFKTTTITLKFMAPLDSQTMTARSILSKILVRATKQWPSDKDFNRHLSHLYGAYVNSFVSKFKDKHVITISLELVNERYLKDQTPLFEKGLELLKEMIYNPLISDNKFDETFVAQEKSLLSKKLNAMIDNKSQISFLNLLKYMFGEQPYRHLATGQVEYIADITSENLYHTYQSMLENDYCAVYVVGNVDEQQVKSQIQTYFNINSFSFELSQSTPIGQDHNTPQVIVETDDVDQAKLNMGFKLPAKYGDPEYFAMIVFNVMFGGDPSSVLFNEVREKQSLAYSIHSQIDAKNGFLFVLSGVSTDKYEIAKETIVSEFEKFQQGDFEEEKIALAKKVILSQRQESHDRAKSIIEIMNNNILLDEPMSEESYISGIQNVNKSDIQQLAQATTLDTIYILTKGGDD; this is encoded by the coding sequence ATGAAAGTGAGGTATGACAATTTGAAAATAGAAAACCCACAGAAAGATTTACATGTTAAAGTATTGCCGACAACAAAATTTAAAACCACAACGATTACGCTTAAATTTATGGCACCGTTAGACAGCCAAACAATGACTGCGCGATCTATTTTAAGTAAAATTTTAGTACGTGCTACAAAGCAATGGCCATCAGATAAGGATTTTAATCGACACTTATCTCATTTATATGGTGCGTATGTTAATAGTTTTGTTTCCAAATTTAAAGATAAGCATGTTATTACCATATCTTTAGAATTAGTAAATGAACGTTATTTAAAAGATCAAACACCGCTTTTTGAAAAAGGCTTAGAATTGCTTAAAGAAATGATATACAATCCTTTAATATCAGATAATAAATTTGATGAAACATTTGTCGCTCAAGAAAAATCGTTATTATCAAAAAAATTAAATGCTATGATCGACAACAAATCACAAATTTCATTTTTGAACTTATTGAAATATATGTTTGGGGAACAACCATATCGACATTTAGCAACTGGGCAAGTTGAATACATAGCTGACATTACATCAGAAAATCTATATCATACATATCAATCTATGTTGGAAAATGACTACTGTGCAGTATATGTGGTAGGCAACGTAGATGAACAACAGGTGAAATCCCAAATCCAAACATATTTTAATATTAATTCATTCTCTTTTGAATTATCACAGTCTACTCCAATAGGACAAGACCATAATACACCTCAAGTTATAGTAGAAACAGACGATGTCGATCAAGCTAAGTTAAATATGGGTTTTAAATTACCAGCAAAATACGGAGATCCAGAGTATTTTGCGATGATTGTTTTTAATGTTATGTTTGGCGGCGATCCATCTTCCGTATTGTTTAATGAAGTACGAGAAAAGCAAAGTTTAGCATATTCCATCCATTCCCAAATAGACGCAAAAAATGGTTTTTTATTTGTATTAAGTGGTGTTTCAACTGATAAATATGAAATTGCTAAAGAGACGATTGTATCTGAATTTGAGAAATTCCAACAAGGGGATTTTGAAGAAGAGAAGATAGCTCTTGCTAAAAAAGTGATACTATCTCAAAGACAAGAATCTCATGATAGAGCTAAAAGTATTATAGAAATCATGAATAACAACATATTATTAGATGAACCGATGTCGGAAGAAAGTTATATTTCGGGGATTCAAAACGTTAATAAATCAGATATCCAACAACTAGCACAGGCAACTACATTAGATACAATATATATTTTGACAAAAGGAGGCGATGACTAA
- the pnp gene encoding polyribonucleotide nucleotidyltransferase, with protein MSQEKKVFKTEWANRSLTIETGQLAKQANGAVLVRYGDTVVLSTAVASKEPRDGDFFPLMVNYEEKMYAAGKIPGGFKKREGRPSDEATLTARLIDRPIRPLFPKGYKYDVQIMNTVLSADPDCSPEMAAMIGSSMALSVSDIPFQGPIAGVNVGYIDGEYIINPTVAQKEVSRLDLEVAGHKDAVNMVEAGASEITESEMLDAIFFGHSEIQRLVNFQQEIVDHIQPEKKAFVPVEKDESLVEKVTQLTEANGLKDAVLTFDKQQRDINLDNLKEKVAAEFIDETDADNEALIKEVNSILNDLVKEEVRRLIADEKIRPDGRKTDEIRPLESEVGVLPRAHGSGLFTRGQTQALSVLTLGSMSEYQILDGLGEEEQKRFMHHYNFPNYSVGETGPVRSPGRREIGHGALGERALSHIIPDVKDFPYTVRIVSEVLESNGSSSQASICGSTLALMDAGVPIKAPVAGIAMGLVTRDDSYTILTDIQGMEDALGDMDFKVAGTSEGITAIQMDIKIDGLTKEIIKEALEQARVGRLAILDHMLQTIDTPRNELSAFAPKVVTMTIKPEKIRDVIGPGGKKINEIIDETGVKLDIEQDGTIFIGAVDKDAIDRARNIIEDITREAEVGQVYEGKVKRIEKYGAFVELFPGKDALVHISQIANERIEKVEDVLKVGDTFKIKVTEIDKQGRVNASHKVLL; from the coding sequence ATGTCTCAAGAGAAAAAAGTTTTTAAAACTGAATGGGCAAACAGATCATTGACGATTGAAACTGGTCAACTTGCTAAACAAGCCAATGGTGCTGTACTCGTTCGTTATGGTGATACAGTTGTCTTATCAACTGCGGTTGCTTCAAAAGAACCGCGCGATGGGGACTTCTTCCCATTAATGGTTAATTATGAAGAAAAAATGTATGCTGCTGGTAAAATTCCAGGAGGATTCAAGAAACGCGAAGGTCGCCCAAGTGATGAAGCGACGTTAACTGCGCGCTTAATCGACAGACCAATTCGTCCATTATTCCCTAAAGGTTATAAATATGACGTTCAAATCATGAATACTGTATTAAGTGCAGACCCTGATTGTTCGCCTGAAATGGCAGCAATGATAGGTTCATCAATGGCATTAAGTGTTTCTGATATTCCATTCCAAGGACCAATTGCTGGTGTGAATGTTGGTTATATCGATGGAGAGTACATTATCAATCCAACAGTTGCACAAAAAGAAGTATCACGTTTAGACTTAGAAGTTGCTGGTCATAAAGACGCTGTAAACATGGTTGAAGCTGGTGCTAGTGAGATAACTGAAAGTGAAATGTTAGATGCCATTTTCTTCGGACATAGTGAAATCCAACGTTTAGTTAATTTCCAACAAGAAATTGTAGATCATATTCAACCTGAGAAGAAAGCATTTGTTCCTGTTGAAAAAGATGAATCCCTTGTAGAAAAAGTTACTCAATTGACTGAAGCAAATGGTTTGAAAGATGCTGTTTTAACATTTGATAAACAACAACGTGATATTAACTTAGATAATTTAAAAGAAAAAGTTGCAGCTGAATTTATTGATGAAACTGATGCTGACAATGAAGCTTTAATTAAAGAAGTTAATAGCATATTGAATGACTTAGTTAAAGAAGAAGTAAGAAGATTAATTGCAGATGAAAAAATCAGACCAGATGGCCGTAAGACGGATGAAATTCGCCCACTAGAATCTGAAGTTGGTGTGTTACCGAGAGCACATGGTTCGGGATTATTTACACGCGGACAAACACAAGCACTTTCAGTATTAACGTTAGGCTCTATGAGCGAATATCAAATTCTAGATGGTTTAGGCGAAGAAGAACAAAAACGCTTTATGCATCATTATAATTTCCCTAACTATTCAGTAGGTGAAACAGGGCCAGTACGTTCTCCAGGACGTCGTGAAATCGGGCATGGCGCTCTAGGTGAACGTGCTCTAAGCCATATTATTCCTGATGTAAAAGATTTCCCTTACACTGTGAGAATTGTAAGTGAAGTTTTAGAATCAAATGGTTCTTCATCACAAGCGTCAATTTGTGGTTCTACATTAGCATTAATGGATGCAGGTGTACCAATTAAAGCGCCAGTAGCAGGTATTGCGATGGGTCTAGTAACACGCGATGATAGTTATACTATCTTAACTGATATTCAAGGCATGGAAGATGCATTAGGCGATATGGACTTTAAAGTTGCCGGAACTTCTGAAGGTATTACTGCTATTCAAATGGATATCAAAATTGATGGTTTAACAAAAGAAATTATTAAAGAAGCTTTAGAGCAAGCACGCGTAGGTCGTCTTGCTATTCTAGATCATATGTTACAAACAATCGATACACCACGTAACGAATTAAGTGCATTTGCGCCAAAAGTAGTAACTATGACAATTAAACCTGAAAAAATTAGAGACGTAATTGGACCTGGTGGTAAGAAAATCAATGAAATTATTGATGAAACTGGTGTTAAATTAGACATTGAACAAGACGGTACAATATTCATTGGCGCTGTCGATAAAGACGCGATTGATCGCGCGCGTAATATTATAGAAGATATCACACGTGAAGCAGAAGTTGGTCAAGTATACGAAGGTAAAGTAAAACGTATTGAGAAATACGGTGCTTTTGTTGAATTATTCCCAGGTAAAGATGCGCTTGTTCACATTTCACAAATTGCTAATGAACGCATTGAAAAAGTAGAAGATGTGTTGAAAGTTGGAGACACATTTAAAATAAAAGTAACTGAAATTGATAAACAAGGACGCGTTAATGCATCACATAAAGTCTTGTTGTAA
- the rnjB gene encoding ribonuclease J2: protein MSLIKKNNKNIRIIPLGGVGEIAKNMYIVEVDDEMFMLDAGLMFPEDEMLGVDIVIPDIQYVIENKDKLKGIFLTHGHEHAIGAVTYVLEQVDAPVYGSKLTIALIKENMKARNINKKVRYYTVNNESIMRFKGVNVTFFDTTHSIPDSLGVCIHTSYGAIVYTGEFKFDQSLQGHYAPDLKKMTEIGEAGVFALISDSTEAEKPGYNTPENVIESHMYDAFTKVKGRLIVSCYASNFIRIQQVLNLAQRLNRKVSFLGRSLESSFNTARKMGYFDISKDLLIPINEVENYPKNEVIIIATGMQGEPVEALSQMAQKKHKIMNIEPGDSVFLAITASANMEVIVGNTLNELVRAGAEIIPNSKKIHTSSHGCMEELKMMINIMKPQYFIPVNGEFKMQIAHAKLANEAGVQPEKIFLVEKGDVVNYDGEEMILNEKVHSGNVLIDGIGVGDVGNIVLRDRHLLAEDGIFIAVVTLDPKNRRIAAGPEIQSRGFVYVRESEALLNEAEEKVREIVELGLQEKRIEWSEIKQNMRDQISKLLFENTKRRPMIIPVISEI from the coding sequence TTGAGTTTAATAAAGAAAAATAATAAAAATATTCGCATCATTCCACTCGGCGGAGTTGGAGAAATAGCGAAAAATATGTATATCGTCGAAGTAGATGACGAAATGTTCATGCTTGACGCTGGCTTAATGTTCCCAGAAGATGAGATGTTAGGTGTAGATATTGTTATACCAGACATTCAATATGTTATTGAGAACAAAGATAAATTAAAAGGGATCTTCTTAACACATGGTCATGAACATGCAATCGGTGCTGTCACGTATGTTTTAGAACAAGTTGATGCGCCAGTTTATGGTTCAAAGCTTACAATTGCTTTAATTAAGGAGAATATGAAAGCTCGCAACATTAATAAAAAAGTAAGATATTATACAGTTAATAATGAATCTATTATGCGTTTCAAAGGCGTTAATGTAACGTTCTTTGATACGACACACAGTATCCCAGATAGTTTAGGTGTGTGCATTCATACTTCATACGGGGCAATTGTATATACAGGTGAATTTAAATTTGACCAAAGTTTACAAGGACATTATGCACCAGACTTAAAGAAAATGACTGAAATTGGAGAAGCAGGTGTGTTTGCATTAATCAGTGATTCCACTGAAGCAGAAAAACCTGGATACAATACACCAGAAAATGTAATTGAATCACACATGTATGATGCCTTTACAAAAGTGAAAGGTCGATTGATTGTGTCCTGCTATGCATCTAATTTTATTCGCATTCAACAAGTTTTAAATCTTGCACAAAGATTAAATAGAAAAGTATCATTTTTAGGTCGTTCATTGGAGAGCTCTTTCAATACTGCTAGAAAAATGGGATACTTTGATATATCAAAAGACTTATTAATTCCAATTAATGAAGTTGAGAATTATCCTAAAAATGAAGTTATTATTATTGCTACTGGTATGCAAGGTGAGCCTGTAGAAGCTTTAAGCCAAATGGCTCAGAAAAAACACAAAATAATGAATATTGAACCAGGAGATTCTGTATTTTTAGCTATTACCGCTTCTGCTAATATGGAAGTGATTGTCGGAAATACACTTAATGAATTAGTACGTGCTGGTGCAGAGATTATTCCAAATAGTAAAAAGATTCACACTTCAAGCCATGGTTGTATGGAAGAATTGAAAATGATGATTAATATTATGAAACCTCAGTACTTTATTCCAGTTAACGGCGAATTTAAAATGCAAATTGCACACGCTAAATTAGCAAATGAAGCAGGCGTGCAACCTGAAAAAATCTTTCTTGTTGAAAAAGGCGACGTAGTTAATTACGATGGGGAAGAAATGATTTTAAATGAAAAAGTTCACTCTGGTAATGTACTAATTGATGGTATCGGGGTCGGTGATGTTGGCAATATCGTACTAAGAGATCGTCACCTGCTAGCGGAAGATGGTATCTTTATCGCAGTTGTAACACTTGATCCTAAAAACAGACGAATTGCAGCAGGTCCAGAAATTCAATCTAGAGGTTTCGTATATGTTAGAGAAAGTGAAGCCTTATTAAATGAAGCTGAAGAAAAAGTCCGTGAAATCGTTGAACTAGGCTTACAAGAGAAACGCATCGAATGGTCTGAAATCAAACAAAACATGCGCGATCAAATTAGCAAACTTTTATTTGAAAATACAAAACGTCGTCCAATGATTATTCCAGTAATTTCTGAAATTTAA
- a CDS encoding GntR family transcriptional regulator — protein MELTSVYKVKEWMIQQIKEGKLQHGEPLPSNLAIARTLKVKTDDVYDAVDELITEQVLSNNLEEGARVKSLHPFYYPLGEVVSISRMIKDQGYTPGTEYISFDEKPATSLDSKRLNTTDKAPVTIIERLRTADRKPVVYCLDKVPANYLTCAQYQSSDESLLGAIEAYTNKKVSYADTEMEAISYEPHISDLLGASPHEGLMLLKLVHYDTDDQPILYSFNYFKSSLVTFKTVKNRL, from the coding sequence ATGGAATTAACTTCAGTTTATAAAGTAAAAGAATGGATGATTCAACAAATTAAGGAAGGCAAATTACAACATGGTGAGCCACTTCCGAGTAATTTAGCCATAGCAAGAACCTTAAAAGTAAAAACAGATGACGTTTATGATGCAGTAGACGAACTAATTACTGAACAAGTATTATCCAATAATTTAGAAGAAGGTGCACGTGTTAAATCACTGCACCCATTCTATTACCCATTAGGAGAAGTTGTAAGTATTAGTAGAATGATTAAAGATCAAGGTTACACACCAGGGACAGAATATATTAGTTTTGATGAAAAACCTGCGACCTCTTTAGATTCTAAAAGATTAAATACTACAGACAAGGCGCCTGTTACAATTATAGAACGTTTAAGAACTGCAGATAGAAAACCAGTCGTTTACTGTTTAGATAAAGTGCCTGCAAATTATCTAACTTGTGCACAATACCAAAGTAGTGATGAGTCACTTTTAGGTGCAATTGAAGCTTATACAAATAAAAAAGTTTCATATGCAGATACTGAAATGGAAGCGATTAGTTATGAGCCACATATCTCAGATCTCTTAGGAGCTTCACCACATGAAGGACTCATGTTGTTAAAATTAGTGCATTATGATACAGATGATCAACCAATATTATATTCATTTAATTATTTCAAAAGTAGTTTAGTTACGTTTAAAACGGTTAAAAATAGATTATAA
- the rbfA gene encoding 30S ribosome-binding factor RbfA, which yields MMNMRAERVGEQMKQEIMDIANNKVKDPRIGFLTITEVQLTNDLSIATVYLTVLGNEKQKADTFKGLEKAKGFIKSELGSRMRLRIIPELNFEYDESIDYGNKIERMIQDLHKKD from the coding sequence ATAATGAATATGAGAGCAGAACGTGTAGGCGAACAAATGAAACAAGAAATCATGGATATCGCTAATAATAAAGTTAAAGATCCGAGAATTGGATTCTTAACAATTACAGAAGTTCAATTAACTAATGACCTATCTATTGCAACGGTTTATTTAACTGTTTTAGGAAATGAAAAACAAAAAGCAGATACATTTAAAGGTTTGGAAAAAGCGAAAGGTTTTATTAAATCTGAGCTTGGTTCGAGAATGAGACTTAGAATTATTCCTGAGTTAAATTTCGAATATGATGAATCGATCGACTACGGTAATAAAATAGAACGAATGATTCAAGATTTGCATAAGAAAGATTAG
- a CDS encoding bifunctional riboflavin kinase/FAD synthetase, whose translation MKVIEVTHPIQEEQYITEDVAMAFGFFDGMHKGHAKVFDILNQKAEAANLKKAVMTFDPHPSVVLNPKLKRTDYLTPIQDKIEILESYGIDYCIVINFSSKFAEVSAEDFIQDYIIKNHVKEVIAGFDFTFGKYGKGNMMILDEMTEFNSTVVSKQEINSEKISTTDIRKSLKTGELQKANEELGYRYRIKGTVVQGEKRGRTIGFPTANVQPSGDYVLPKNGVYAVSMEIGADKQIYRGVANVGVKPTFHDPSKAQVVIEVNLFDFGENIYGERVTVFWHHYLRPEIKFDGIDPLVEQMNKDKEKAKYLLSVDFGDEVSYNI comes from the coding sequence ATGAAAGTGATAGAAGTAACTCATCCAATTCAGGAAGAACAATATATAACAGAAGATGTTGCTATGGCTTTTGGATTTTTTGATGGGATGCATAAAGGCCATGCAAAAGTATTTGATATTTTAAATCAAAAAGCAGAAGCTGCGAATTTAAAAAAGGCAGTAATGACATTTGATCCACATCCTTCGGTTGTATTAAATCCTAAACTAAAAAGAACTGATTATTTAACGCCGATTCAAGATAAAATAGAAATCCTAGAATCTTATGGTATTGACTATTGTATTGTCATTAATTTTTCATCTAAATTTGCAGAAGTAAGTGCTGAAGATTTTATACAAGATTATATTATCAAGAATCATGTTAAAGAAGTCATTGCTGGTTTTGACTTTACTTTTGGAAAATACGGCAAAGGTAATATGATGATTTTAGATGAAATGACTGAATTTAATTCTACAGTAGTAAGCAAACAAGAAATTAATTCTGAAAAAATTTCTACTACTGATATCAGAAAATCATTGAAAACTGGAGAGTTACAAAAAGCTAATGAAGAATTAGGCTATCGCTATCGCATTAAAGGTACGGTCGTGCAAGGGGAGAAACGAGGTAGAACTATTGGTTTTCCTACAGCAAACGTACAACCAAGTGGTGATTATGTATTACCTAAGAATGGTGTTTATGCAGTTAGCATGGAAATAGGTGCGGATAAACAGATTTATAGAGGGGTAGCTAATGTAGGTGTAAAACCAACATTCCATGATCCTTCTAAAGCTCAAGTGGTAATCGAAGTGAATTTATTTGATTTTGGAGAAAACATTTATGGTGAACGCGTTACAGTATTTTGGCATCATTATTTGAGACCTGAAATTAAATTTGATGGTATTGATCCATTAGTGGAACAAATGAATAAAGATAAAGAAAAAGCAAAATACTTGTTATCGGTTGATTTTGGTGATGAAGTATCATATAATATTTAA
- the truB gene encoding tRNA pseudouridine(55) synthase TruB has translation MYNGILPVFKDRGLTSHDVVFKLRKILKTKKVGHTGTLDPEVSGVLPICIGAATKVSDYIMEMGKTYEATVSLGSATTTEDQTGDVIEEKDILNGEITAEDVDSILQQFEGVITQIPPMYSSVKVNGKKLYEYARNNQEVVRPERQAHIYKIKRTTELRFDHNGCQFDIIVECGKGTYIRTLATDIGRSLHLPAHMSKLTRTQSGGFDIKDSLTLNDVAALHEHESLQDKLFPIEYGLKGLPQIIISEENIKSKILNGQKFEKTMFKQNIDDIVTMVDEHTHKVLAIYEPHPEKLDEIKPKKVFN, from the coding sequence ATGTATAACGGCATATTACCGGTATTTAAAGATCGTGGATTGACAAGTCATGATGTGGTTTTTAAGTTGAGAAAAATATTGAAGACTAAAAAAGTGGGACATACTGGAACATTAGATCCGGAAGTTTCTGGTGTGTTACCGATATGTATAGGAGCTGCGACAAAAGTTAGTGACTACATAATGGAAATGGGTAAAACTTACGAAGCGACAGTTAGTTTAGGGAGTGCAACCACTACTGAAGACCAAACTGGTGATGTGATAGAAGAGAAAGATATCTTAAATGGTGAAATTACTGCTGAGGATGTCGATTCAATACTCCAACAATTTGAGGGTGTTATTACACAAATACCACCAATGTATTCTTCAGTAAAAGTAAATGGGAAAAAATTATATGAATATGCTAGAAATAACCAAGAAGTTGTTCGACCTGAACGTCAAGCGCATATATATAAAATCAAACGTACAACTGAACTACGTTTTGACCACAACGGCTGTCAATTTGATATAATTGTAGAATGTGGTAAAGGTACATATATACGTACACTCGCAACAGATATAGGCAGGTCATTACATTTACCTGCACATATGTCAAAGTTAACACGTACACAGAGTGGTGGATTTGACATTAAGGACAGTTTAACTTTAAATGATGTAGCAGCATTACATGAGCATGAATCATTACAAGACAAGTTATTTCCTATAGAATATGGTTTGAAAGGATTACCACAAATTATAATTTCAGAAGAAAATATTAAGTCTAAAATTTTAAACGGACAAAAATTTGAAAAAACAATGTTCAAGCAAAATATAGACGATATAGTTACAATGGTAGATGAGCACACACACAAAGTGTTAGCAATTTATGAACCTCATCCAGAAAAACTAGATGAAATTAAACCTAAAAAGGTGTTTAACTAA